In Massilistercora timonensis, the following are encoded in one genomic region:
- a CDS encoding NYN domain-containing protein translates to MDGQYFALLIDADNVSAKYIKPILTELSRYGNITYKRIYGDWTSTQHSSWKDELLKNSITPIQQFSYTQGKNATDSAMIIDAMDILYTNAVDGFCIVSSDSDFTRLVSRLRESGKTVIGMGENKTPEPFRKACDKFTILENLLSEQEPGGDQETHDTLSKEKIEDAVIKMIIENQDNNKTTGLGEVGSRLVSLYPDFDVRSYGYNMLSKFLEEFRRIQMVKRGSIVSVTLKEDEGHKADIDRYVTRIVKDAGKSGIELSTLGNRVYEKYKDFRINDYGYSQFNQYVKSLPNIRVEKAGTILNAVYKE, encoded by the coding sequence ATGGACGGACAGTATTTTGCGCTGCTGATCGACGCAGACAACGTTTCCGCGAAATATATCAAACCCATACTGACAGAATTGTCCAGGTATGGGAATATCACTTACAAAAGGATCTACGGGGACTGGACCAGCACCCAGCACTCCAGCTGGAAGGATGAGCTTCTGAAGAATTCCATCACGCCCATCCAGCAGTTCAGTTACACCCAGGGGAAGAACGCCACGGATTCGGCCATGATCATCGACGCCATGGACATCCTGTACACCAACGCGGTAGACGGGTTCTGCATCGTATCCAGCGACAGCGATTTCACCCGGCTGGTGAGCCGGTTAAGAGAGAGCGGCAAGACGGTGATCGGCATGGGGGAGAACAAGACGCCGGAGCCTTTCCGCAAGGCCTGCGATAAGTTCACCATCCTGGAGAACCTGCTCAGCGAGCAGGAGCCGGGAGGGGACCAGGAGACCCACGACACCTTGAGCAAAGAGAAGATCGAGGACGCGGTGATCAAGATGATCATCGAGAACCAGGACAATAATAAGACCACCGGCCTTGGTGAGGTGGGAAGCCGCCTGGTCAGCCTGTATCCGGATTTTGACGTGCGAAGCTATGGCTACAATATGCTGTCCAAGTTCCTGGAGGAATTCAGGCGGATCCAGATGGTGAAGCGGGGCAGCATCGTGTCCGTCACCCTGAAGGAAGACGAAGGGCACAAAGCGGATATCGACCGGTATGTGACCAGGATCGTGAAGGACGCGGGAAAGAGCGGCATTGAGCTTAGTACCCTGGGGAACCGGGTCTATGAGAAATATAAAGATTTCCGGATCAACGATTACGGCTACTCCCAGTTTAACCAGTATGTGAAGAGTCTCCCCAATATCCGGGTGGAGAAAGCAGGGACGATCTTAAACGCAGTTTATAAAGAGTAG
- the rlmD gene encoding 23S rRNA (uracil(1939)-C(5))-methyltransferase RlmD — MKKGQICEGVIQRVDFPNKGMVYVPEEDRYVIVKNGIPGQKVRFAVNKFKKGNAEGRLLEVLEQSPLETREPVCGIFPACGGCMYQTMPYEEQRKMKEGQIRRIMDEAVEGEYLFQGVKPSPKEFGYRNKMEFSFGDEYKDGPLSLGLHKKGSTYDVLTAADCKLVHEDMNQILMCVLEYFQKLGASYYRKMQHTGYLRHLLLRRGDTTGEILVNLVTTTQASYDLEPLVSALLDLKLEGRIVGILHIFNDSLSDVVKSDETKILWGQDYFYEKLLGLEFKITPFSFFQPNTRGAEVLYETVREYIGDLHGLTVFDLFSGTGTIAQVLAPVAKQVVGVEIVEEAVEAARENARRNGISNCKFIAGDVFKVLDELEEKPDVIVLDPPRDGIHPKALPKILSYGVDRIVYISCKMTSLARDLEMIQAAGYQVEKMAAVDQFCETVHCEVICSLVRE, encoded by the coding sequence ATGAAAAAAGGGCAGATCTGTGAAGGTGTTATCCAGCGGGTGGATTTCCCCAATAAAGGAATGGTGTACGTGCCGGAGGAGGACCGGTATGTAATCGTGAAAAATGGGATCCCCGGCCAGAAGGTCCGGTTCGCGGTCAATAAGTTTAAAAAAGGGAACGCAGAGGGCCGGCTTCTGGAAGTGCTGGAGCAATCCCCTCTGGAGACGAGAGAGCCGGTGTGCGGGATCTTCCCGGCCTGCGGCGGCTGCATGTATCAGACCATGCCCTACGAGGAGCAGCGGAAGATGAAGGAAGGCCAGATCCGCCGGATCATGGATGAGGCCGTAGAGGGCGAGTACCTGTTCCAGGGGGTAAAGCCAAGCCCCAAGGAATTCGGCTACCGCAACAAGATGGAATTCTCCTTTGGAGATGAGTATAAGGACGGTCCTCTTTCCCTGGGGCTCCACAAGAAGGGAAGCACCTACGATGTACTGACGGCGGCGGACTGTAAGCTGGTGCACGAAGATATGAACCAGATCCTCATGTGCGTGCTGGAGTATTTCCAGAAGCTGGGCGCCAGCTATTACCGGAAAATGCAGCATACCGGGTATCTGCGGCACCTGCTGCTTCGCCGGGGGGATACCACCGGGGAGATCCTGGTGAATCTGGTGACCACCACCCAGGCAAGCTATGACCTGGAACCGCTGGTGAGCGCGCTCCTGGATCTGAAGCTGGAGGGAAGGATCGTGGGGATCCTCCATATCTTCAACGATTCCCTGTCAGATGTGGTGAAAAGCGACGAGACAAAGATTCTCTGGGGACAGGATTATTTCTATGAGAAGCTGCTGGGGCTGGAGTTCAAGATCACACCCTTCTCCTTCTTCCAGCCCAACACCAGAGGGGCGGAGGTACTCTACGAGACGGTGCGGGAGTACATCGGAGACCTCCACGGCCTGACGGTGTTCGATCTCTTCAGCGGCACCGGGACCATCGCCCAGGTGCTGGCCCCTGTGGCAAAGCAGGTAGTGGGAGTGGAGATCGTGGAAGAGGCGGTGGAAGCCGCCCGGGAGAATGCCAGGAGAAATGGGATCTCCAACTGTAAATTCATAGCAGGCGATGTATTTAAAGTGCTGGACGAACTGGAGGAGAAACCGGACGTGATCGTGCTGGATCCGCCCCGAGACGGGATCCATCCCAAGGCCCTGCCCAAGATCCTAAGCTACGGCGTAGACCGGATCGTGTATATCTCCTGCAAGATGACCAGCCTGGCCCGGGACCTGGAGATGATCCAGGCGGCGGGGTATCAGGTGGAGAAGATGGCGGCGGTGGATCAGTTCTGCGAGACGGTGCACTGCGAGGTGATCTGTAGTCTGGTGAGGGAGTGA
- the cas6 gene encoding CRISPR-associated endoribonuclease Cas6, with protein sequence MKKIILQISGDEINIHKASRFHGWLMDQLEGEYAEKLHDEQMRPFSQYLLKNNGEWEWHIQTLTDEAGEVLGECLLNTNLREIYLNDQKECIQIIQKECEETTIDDLLKKTYFQESPRICKVKFLTPVSFKRQGKYLIFPEIKLIFQNLLNRFQSCDYQVSLGGEELLAEIMEKVEIVDYNLQTRRFYLEGTGVKGFQGEIVLKTHGSQMLANLVNFLLRFGEFSGCGIKTALGMGAMGFIERR encoded by the coding sequence ATGAAGAAGATTATATTACAAATATCTGGTGATGAAATAAACATTCATAAAGCTTCGCGTTTTCATGGATGGTTAATGGATCAATTGGAAGGCGAATATGCAGAAAAGCTGCACGATGAACAAATGCGACCTTTCAGCCAATATCTGTTGAAAAATAATGGAGAGTGGGAATGGCATATTCAGACTCTGACAGATGAAGCGGGAGAAGTGCTGGGAGAGTGCTTGTTAAATACGAATCTTAGAGAGATTTATTTAAATGATCAAAAGGAATGTATTCAGATTATTCAAAAGGAATGCGAAGAGACTACGATAGATGATCTGTTGAAAAAGACTTATTTTCAGGAGTCTCCAAGAATCTGTAAAGTGAAATTTTTGACGCCGGTTTCTTTTAAAAGGCAAGGGAAGTATTTGATCTTTCCAGAAATAAAACTTATTTTTCAAAATCTGCTGAATCGATTCCAGAGTTGTGATTATCAAGTGTCGCTTGGAGGGGAAGAACTTTTAGCAGAGATAATGGAGAAAGTAGAAATTGTGGATTACAATCTCCAGACACGAAGATTTTATTTGGAAGGGACTGGCGTTAAGGGATTTCAGGGAGAAATAGTGCTAAAAACACATGGTTCGCAAATGCTTGCAAATTTAGTAAATTTTCTGCTGCGATTTGGTGAATTCAGTGGGTGCGGCATAAAAACAGCTCTTGGAATGGGAGCAATGGGGTTTATAGAAAGAAGGTAG
- the pcrA gene encoding DNA helicase PcrA — protein sequence MSIYDTLNDRQKEAVLHTEGPLLILAGAGSGKTRVLTHRIAYLIKEKGVNPWNILAITFTNKAAGEMRERVDNLVGFGSESIWVSTFHSMCVRILRRHIEALGYATNFTIYDTDDQKTLMKDVCKLLEVDTKIYRERSLLSAISRAKNELMTPEELMLEAGGDFGRKKVAEVYGEYERQLRANNALDFDDLLLKTVQLFQTQKEVLDYYQERFRYIMVDEYQDTNTVQFELVRLLAGKYRNLCVVGDDDQSIYKFRGANIQNILNFEKVFPDARVIKLEQNYRSTETILEAANGVIRHNKGRKDKSLWTENGKGEAIEFRQFDTAYDEAEYVVDDIRRQVKTGEGNYSDHAILYRTNAQSRMFEEKFVTAGIPYKIVGGINFYARREIKDLLAYLKTVDNAQDDLAVRRIINVPRRGIGLTSINRVQEYAARREMGFYEALLGADLIPDIGRGLSKLESFAALMEHFKRDAQEMTISDLLQEILEETGYIESLQAEDAEEAEARLENIDELRNKIAAYEEACQEQDEPATLSGFLEEVALVADIDDLDENSDYVVLMTLHSAKGLEFPHVYLVGMEDGLFPSYLTITADDPEEVEEERRLCYVGITRAQEKLTLTCARRRMVRGETQYNKMSRFLKEIPLELLSTGAVFHKEDQEEGSRKMAKSHSAYQQARQAFHTKAFAGLQQGKQFGSPSGSLDYQVGDRVRHVKFGDGTVINIVEGGRDYEVTVDFDGPGTKKMFAAFARLQKI from the coding sequence TTGAGCATTTACGATACATTGAATGACAGACAGAAAGAGGCGGTGCTTCACACAGAAGGACCGCTTCTGATTCTTGCGGGGGCAGGCTCCGGGAAGACCCGGGTGCTGACCCACAGGATCGCGTACCTGATCAAGGAGAAAGGGGTCAATCCCTGGAATATCCTGGCCATCACCTTCACCAACAAGGCGGCCGGGGAGATGCGGGAGCGGGTGGACAACCTGGTGGGCTTTGGCTCGGAGAGCATCTGGGTGAGCACCTTCCACTCCATGTGCGTGCGGATCCTGCGGCGGCATATTGAGGCTCTTGGCTATGCCACCAATTTTACCATCTATGATACCGACGATCAGAAGACGCTGATGAAGGACGTGTGCAAGCTTCTGGAGGTGGACACCAAGATCTACCGGGAGCGGAGCTTACTGTCCGCCATCTCCAGGGCCAAAAATGAACTGATGACGCCGGAGGAGCTGATGCTTGAGGCAGGAGGAGATTTTGGCCGGAAGAAGGTGGCGGAGGTCTACGGCGAGTACGAGCGGCAGCTGCGGGCCAACAACGCCCTGGATTTTGACGATCTGCTGCTGAAGACGGTGCAGCTGTTCCAGACCCAGAAGGAGGTGCTGGACTACTACCAGGAGCGGTTCCGCTATATCATGGTGGATGAGTACCAGGACACCAACACGGTGCAGTTTGAGCTGGTGCGGCTGCTGGCAGGCAAGTATCGGAACCTGTGCGTGGTGGGGGACGACGACCAGTCCATCTACAAGTTCCGGGGAGCCAACATCCAGAATATCCTGAACTTTGAGAAAGTATTTCCAGATGCCAGGGTGATCAAGCTGGAGCAGAATTATCGCTCCACAGAGACCATCCTTGAGGCGGCAAACGGTGTGATCCGCCATAATAAAGGGCGGAAGGACAAGTCCCTGTGGACGGAGAACGGCAAAGGAGAGGCCATTGAGTTCCGCCAGTTTGACACTGCCTACGATGAGGCGGAGTACGTGGTGGATGATATCCGCCGTCAGGTGAAGACAGGGGAGGGTAACTACAGCGACCATGCCATCCTGTACCGCACCAACGCCCAGTCCCGGATGTTTGAAGAGAAGTTTGTGACGGCCGGCATCCCCTATAAGATCGTAGGAGGCATTAATTTCTACGCCCGCCGGGAGATCAAGGACCTGCTGGCCTATCTGAAAACGGTGGACAACGCCCAGGATGACCTGGCGGTGCGCCGGATCATCAACGTGCCAAGAAGGGGGATCGGCCTGACCTCCATCAACCGGGTGCAGGAGTATGCCGCCCGCCGGGAGATGGGATTCTATGAGGCCCTTCTGGGAGCGGACCTGATCCCGGACATCGGCAGGGGACTCTCCAAGCTTGAGTCCTTCGCGGCGCTGATGGAGCATTTTAAACGGGACGCCCAGGAGATGACCATCTCGGACCTTCTGCAGGAGATCCTGGAGGAGACCGGGTACATAGAGAGCCTGCAGGCAGAGGATGCGGAAGAGGCGGAGGCCCGGCTGGAAAATATCGACGAGCTTCGCAACAAGATCGCGGCCTATGAGGAGGCTTGCCAGGAGCAGGACGAGCCGGCCACTTTAAGCGGGTTCCTGGAGGAAGTGGCTCTGGTGGCGGACATCGACGACCTGGACGAAAACAGCGACTATGTGGTACTGATGACCCTGCACAGCGCCAAGGGGCTGGAATTCCCCCATGTATATCTGGTGGGGATGGAGGACGGGCTCTTCCCCAGCTATCTCACCATCACCGCCGACGACCCGGAAGAGGTGGAAGAAGAACGGCGGCTGTGCTACGTGGGGATCACCCGGGCCCAGGAGAAGCTGACCCTGACCTGCGCCAGGAGAAGGATGGTCCGGGGCGAGACCCAGTATAACAAAATGTCCCGGTTCCTGAAGGAGATCCCTCTGGAGCTTCTGTCCACAGGCGCCGTGTTCCACAAGGAGGACCAGGAGGAAGGATCCAGGAAGATGGCCAAATCCCACAGCGCGTACCAGCAGGCCAGACAGGCCTTCCACACCAAAGCATTTGCCGGGCTGCAGCAGGGGAAACAATTCGGCAGCCCCTCCGGAAGCCTGGACTATCAGGTGGGAGACCGGGTGCGCCATGTGAAGTTTGGCGACGGCACGGTGATAAACATCGTGGAAGGAGGCCGGGATTACGAAGTGACCGTAGATTTCGACGGGCCCGGGACCAAGAAAATGTTCGCTGCATTTGCACGATTGCAGAAGATTTAG
- a CDS encoding DUF4366 domain-containing protein has protein sequence MSKVEDLIAATKLSELVNKKEEDKQCKTVLWVLAIVGAVAAIAAIAYAVYCFFTPDYLEDFEEDFEDDFDDDFFNEEDQV, from the coding sequence ATGAGTAAGGTTGAGGATCTTATTGCGGCAACAAAGTTAAGCGAACTGGTAAATAAAAAGGAAGAGGACAAACAGTGCAAGACCGTTCTGTGGGTTCTCGCCATCGTAGGAGCGGTAGCGGCCATCGCAGCCATCGCGTACGCGGTATACTGCTTCTTTACCCCGGATTATCTGGAAGATTTCGAGGAAGACTTCGAGGATGATTTCGACGACGACTTCTTCAACGAGGAAGACCAGGTATAG
- a CDS encoding DUF3783 domain-containing protein has product MKSVVLCYNLKGTPKGRKLGMIFGFLGFQVRAVDRAEYLWPVGALTGLEKPKKEPEIYEGEGFPEEMLVIQAETEDMLDKAIFLMRKEKVQVGLKAVVTEANRKWTSLALHDEIQKEHEIMTRREEERNG; this is encoded by the coding sequence ATGAAATCAGTAGTACTTTGCTATAACCTGAAGGGAACGCCAAAAGGGCGCAAACTGGGGATGATCTTTGGCTTCCTGGGATTCCAGGTCCGGGCAGTGGACCGGGCGGAATATCTCTGGCCGGTGGGAGCTCTGACCGGGCTTGAGAAGCCGAAGAAAGAGCCGGAGATCTATGAAGGAGAAGGCTTCCCGGAGGAGATGCTGGTGATCCAGGCAGAGACGGAGGACATGCTGGACAAGGCCATTTTCCTGATGCGCAAGGAAAAGGTACAGGTGGGGCTGAAGGCAGTGGTGACGGAGGCCAACCGGAAATGGACGTCCCTTGCGCTCCACGATGAGATCCAGAAAGAACACGAGATCATGACCAGACGAGAAGAGGAAAGGAACGGTTAG